A genomic stretch from Candidatus Omnitrophota bacterium includes:
- the recO gene encoding DNA repair protein RecO yields MSIHKTDAVILSRVPVRETSLITTLFTRDFGKIKGQLKGMHAEHGKFASTLQSFSLNQIVFYKSRHSEFNLISQCDLSDNFNNIRMGLEATYAAYFLIELTNTLMQNEDAHPDIFDFLVECLRVMDNGSQPQKISVIFQIKMLNICGFKPHFDSCVSCLTALDDRAFFSLSMGGMLCRKCLHRDAEARPIYKGTISTILHIEKNGLQDNLRITLTGKVKEELSLMLRSFLDFHLDRELRSRRFIEQGVMA; encoded by the coding sequence ATGTCCATCCACAAAACAGACGCGGTAATCCTCAGCAGGGTGCCGGTAAGGGAAACCAGCCTGATAACCACCCTGTTTACCAGGGACTTCGGCAAAATAAAAGGCCAGCTTAAAGGCATGCACGCTGAACACGGGAAGTTCGCCTCTACGCTGCAGTCATTCTCCCTCAACCAGATCGTTTTCTACAAAAGCAGGCATTCCGAATTCAACCTCATCAGCCAGTGCGACTTGAGCGATAATTTCAATAATATAAGGATGGGCCTTGAGGCGACCTACGCGGCATATTTCCTGATCGAATTGACCAATACGCTTATGCAGAATGAAGACGCTCATCCGGATATATTTGATTTCCTTGTGGAATGCCTCAGGGTTATGGATAATGGATCGCAGCCGCAGAAAATATCGGTCATTTTCCAGATAAAGATGCTTAACATCTGCGGGTTCAAACCGCACTTTGACTCCTGCGTCTCTTGCCTTACGGCATTGGATGACAGGGCGTTTTTCAGCCTTTCAATGGGCGGCATGCTCTGCCGTAAATGCCTGCACAGAGACGCTGAGGCGAGGCCGATATATAAAGGCACTATATCCACCATCCTGCATATTGAGAAAAACGGCCTGCAGGACAACCTGAGGATCACGCTGACAGGCAAGGTCAAAGAAGAGCTTTCGCTGATGCTGAGGTCGTTCCTTGATTTCCACCTGGACAGGGAATTACGTTCCAGAAGATTTATTGAACAAGGGGTGATGGCATGA
- a CDS encoding 2-dehydropantoate 2-reductase has product MKIVIVGPGAIGSLFAAHLARKNTDAEVTLFDKSPERAEALRKSGISVEGVSGKWQIKTTVETDLRAFEGCELVMLCVKSYDTKPAIEKIKRAIPESAYVLTLQNGVGNIENISEAIGQERVIAGITNEGATLIEAGRVRHAGRGETVIGKPDGKIPVEMRRIRELFNASGLETRISRDIHGLIWSKLIINAGINALTGITRLANGKLLEFEGSRNILRDAVTEAVKVAKRKRIKLAYDDPLAKVESVCESTAANISSMLQDILRKKKTEVDYINGVIVRQAQSMGIPSPVNRMLLDLIKTIESSYEYMVA; this is encoded by the coding sequence ATGAAAATAGTAATAGTGGGGCCGGGGGCTATAGGCAGCCTGTTTGCCGCGCATCTGGCCAGGAAGAATACGGACGCGGAAGTAACGCTCTTTGATAAATCGCCTGAAAGGGCGGAGGCCTTAAGAAAAAGCGGCATATCCGTTGAAGGGGTATCGGGAAAATGGCAGATAAAGACCACTGTTGAAACAGACCTTAGGGCGTTCGAGGGCTGCGAGCTGGTGATGCTCTGCGTAAAATCATACGACACAAAACCGGCCATAGAAAAGATCAAGAGGGCGATACCGGAAAGCGCTTATGTCCTTACGCTGCAGAACGGCGTAGGCAATATAGAGAATATCTCCGAGGCAATAGGCCAGGAGAGGGTGATCGCGGGCATTACAAATGAGGGCGCCACGCTTATAGAGGCCGGCCGCGTAAGGCACGCGGGCAGGGGAGAGACGGTCATCGGCAAACCAGACGGAAAAATACCGGTAGAAATGCGCAGGATACGCGAGCTATTCAACGCCTCGGGGCTGGAAACCAGGATAAGCAGGGATATACACGGCCTTATCTGGTCAAAACTGATCATCAACGCCGGCATAAACGCCCTTACGGGAATAACGCGGCTTGCCAATGGAAAACTGCTTGAGTTTGAGGGCTCAAGGAATATATTAAGGGACGCTGTTACTGAAGCCGTAAAGGTAGCGAAACGCAAGCGCATAAAGCTCGCCTATGATGACCCGTTGGCAAAGGTGGAATCCGTATGCGAATCCACCGCTGCTAATATCTCTTCAATGCTCCAGGATATATTAAGAAAAAAGAAAACAGAGGTGGATTATATAAACGGCGTCATCGTAAGGCAGGCCCAGAGCATGGGGATCCCCTCGCCTGTAAACAGAATGCTGCTGGATCTGATCAAGACCATAGAATCCAGTTATGAGTACATGGTTGCATGA
- a CDS encoding TRAP transporter TatT component family protein, producing MDNEAELIFLDILRQEPGNIDASWGAAEVMRRRYQLGRSREILQDILDKNPFYNKAKISLAYILSKDGDAGKALKMIRSVIDSSAKNITDASDLAMAYMLLGSINAERSAKGGLFGKVNYGLKIRANFERANALAPDLPEVHLGLGTFYLRAPKLFGGNIAKAVRELKTAVEIAPGFATPYARLAEAYIKSGDEEKYKEYLQKALALDPENEVALDLIKETDEQ from the coding sequence ATGGATAACGAAGCGGAACTGATCTTCCTGGACATACTGCGACAGGAACCCGGCAATATAGACGCCTCCTGGGGCGCCGCGGAAGTCATGAGAAGAAGATATCAACTCGGCAGATCCAGGGAGATCCTGCAGGACATACTGGACAAAAACCCTTTTTACAATAAGGCAAAGATAAGCCTGGCTTATATCCTGTCTAAAGACGGGGACGCGGGCAAGGCGCTTAAAATGATCAGGTCGGTCATAGATTCAAGCGCCAAAAACATTACAGACGCCTCTGACCTTGCCATGGCCTATATGCTGCTGGGTAGTATAAACGCGGAGCGTTCCGCGAAAGGCGGGCTGTTTGGCAAGGTAAATTACGGGCTTAAGATAAGAGCCAATTTTGAACGCGCGAATGCCCTCGCGCCCGACCTGCCTGAAGTACACCTTGGGTTAGGCACATTTTACCTGCGCGCTCCGAAACTATTCGGCGGCAATATCGCAAAGGCGGTCAGAGAATTGAAAACAGCTGTGGAGATCGCGCCTGGTTTCGCCACGCCCTATGCCCGCCTGGCAGAGGCATATATTAAGTCAGGAGATGAAGAAAAATATAAAGAATATCTGCAAAAGGCCCTGGCGCTTGACCCGGAGAATGAAGTGGCTTTGGATTTGATAAAAGAGACAGATGAACAATAA